The sequence CCACAATGGCAGCCAGAATAAGTGAGCTTGGGGCTGGTCGGGATAAAGAGGGCTGCCATCCTTTTGTTTAGCCTCTTTTGACAAACTGTGCTGCGAAATGATGGGAAAGGAAAGGTTATGAAAGTGAAAAAGATGTGGATTACGGTTGTTATGATGACCCTTTTTCTGCTGAGCTGGCAGGTGGCCATGGCTCAGGAGATGGCTATTTTCGGGAATGAAGCAAGGCCTCCTAAATTGTGGAAAGATGGCAGCGAGGCCAAGGGAACCCTGGTGGATATTTTCCGGTATGCGGAGCCGAAGCTGGGAGTTCATTTTGATTTTCAGCTTTCTCCCATGAGCCGGGCTCTGGATCATGCCATGAACCAGCTGGGGGGAATCACTGGTTTTTCTAAAACGGAAGAACGATGCAAGGTCTATGATTATTCCGATGTGGTCTACAATGATGAAGTACTGCTTGTGGTCAAGAAGGGAAGGGAGTTTCCTTTTGAAAAGCTGGAAGATCTGAAAGGAAAGATCATTTCCTACCAGAGGGGAGCAAGCTATGGCTCTGATTTTGAAAAAGCCAAAGAATACTTCAAACCCCATGAAAGCAACAGCCCCACGGCGGCTTTTCTCTTTCTGCATGCGGAAAGGGCGGATGCGGTTGTGATCAGCCCCGGCAGGGCTGCGATGCATACCATCCTTAAAGATCCGCAGCTTCAGGGAATTAAAGATGATTTTACCGCCCTTGCCAAGCCCCTGACCGTAGATCCTAACTACCTTGCCTTCCATAAAGGCATGGAAATGGGGGAATTTATCGAACGGTTCAATGCGGTCATCGCAGAGGGTTATCGAAACGGTGACATCCCTAAGATTATTGACAACCAGTAAGCCGTGACTGCTCAACCCGGTGCCTGTTCTGTGAAGATTCCCGCGGATGCAGAAAGCCTGCTTTTTCGTATCTTCATGCCGTGGGTCACCGGGTTTTTGTATGAGGAACAGGTTGTTTTGGTATGATTTTTTTCCTAAGGAGTTCCCATGGAGTCTGTTGCTCAGGCCGTTTCCCCGAAAAAACGAATCTTTATCCGCCTTATTTTCACCGTGCTGATGCTGACTACAGCCATTCTGGTTCTGATGGGATGCTGGCAGTATTATGATGCCAAAAAAAGTCTGGAAGAGGATCTGAATGTGGGGGCAGATCAGGCCGTTCAGCGTTTGTCCCTGACCATTCAGGAACCTCTTTATAACTTTGATATGGGTACGGTAGAAGCTATTCTTCGTTCAGAAATGCAGAATCACAGGCTGCTGTCTCTGGCGCTATACGATTCTTCCGGAGAAAAAAGTATTCTGGTGCTGATCCGTGATGGTGAAAACGAAATCCGTATGGCGGATGCCCTGCCCGACAGCCGAGCTTTTGAAAGGCGTGCCATTCTTCAGCGAGACGAGGACGTTCTGGGATCCCTGACCGTTCTCATGGATCCGGATTCCTTCCGGGAACATCTTCAGCAGGTACTTGTGAACACCATTATCACCATTATGCTCCTGAATGTGCTGTTGCTGGCCGTGATGGCATTCTCTTTGAAAATGATGGTGTTCCAGCCCCTTACGGGTATGATTTCCGCGGTTCGGGATATGGCGGAGGGTGAGGGAGATCTGACACGGAGACTTTCCGAAGAAAGGGGCGATGAGCTGAGTCTGGCAGCTCACTGGATCAATGGTTTCATTTCTCAGATTCATGTTATTATGGGACAGATCCGGGAGAACGGCAGTACTTTGAAGGAGTCTTCCGCCTCCCTTCTTTCCATTTCTGAAAAGATGGCAGGAGATGCCCGGGGATCGGCGCAGCGTGCCACAGCCGTTGCAACGGCCACGGGTGATATGGGCCACAGCAT comes from Desulfobotulus pelophilus and encodes:
- a CDS encoding substrate-binding periplasmic protein, whose amino-acid sequence is MKVKKMWITVVMMTLFLLSWQVAMAQEMAIFGNEARPPKLWKDGSEAKGTLVDIFRYAEPKLGVHFDFQLSPMSRALDHAMNQLGGITGFSKTEERCKVYDYSDVVYNDEVLLVVKKGREFPFEKLEDLKGKIISYQRGASYGSDFEKAKEYFKPHESNSPTAAFLFLHAERADAVVISPGRAAMHTILKDPQLQGIKDDFTALAKPLTVDPNYLAFHKGMEMGEFIERFNAVIAEGYRNGDIPKIIDNQ
- a CDS encoding methyl-accepting chemotaxis protein; amino-acid sequence: MESVAQAVSPKKRIFIRLIFTVLMLTTAILVLMGCWQYYDAKKSLEEDLNVGADQAVQRLSLTIQEPLYNFDMGTVEAILRSEMQNHRLLSLALYDSSGEKSILVLIRDGENEIRMADALPDSRAFERRAILQRDEDVLGSLTVLMDPDSFREHLQQVLVNTIITIMLLNVLLLAVMAFSLKMMVFQPLTGMISAVRDMAEGEGDLTRRLSEERGDELSLAAHWINGFISQIHVIMGQIRENGSTLKESSASLLSISEKMAGDARGSAQRATAVATATGDMGHSMENVVSAMEEAASNTGMVAAAAEEMTSTIDEIARNAEEARQTTQKAVERSEGAWEKMTELGGIAGEIGKVTESISEISAQTNLLALNATIEAARAGEAGKGFAVVATEIKHLATQTVTATENIRTIIDAARSIIEQATGEVKQVSEAILATSDIVGGIATAVEEQSAATREISGNVLQAAQGIQEVNKNMASMNGFVRSIRQDIEAVDEISKKMYAVSDDVNGRARDVADMSAALQNLIGRFVL